A stretch of DNA from Cannabis sativa cultivar Pink pepper isolate KNU-18-1 chromosome X, ASM2916894v1, whole genome shotgun sequence:
GAAGTCAAAGTTAGTTTTCTGTCAAATGGAAATTACTAGAAAGTGATCTATAATACTAGTTGGCTCAAAATGTACACACATACATTTGGAGCGTGGATTGGTCTAATGAAATAaacagtttctttttttttttttgggggggggggggggggggggttgaAAACTACTAACTAGGGTAACTTGCTGGCTGCTATGTAATTGAGAAGGTTGAAATGTTGTTAGGTTTGACTGGTAGTATGATATAAATGTTGCAGGGGAGATGACGATGAGAAAGAATATCTTGTAAAGTGGAAAGAACTTCCTTATGATGAATGCTATTGGGAATTTGAATCAGACATATCTGCATTTCAACCAGAGATTGAGAAATTCAATAGAATCCAGTCTAAGTATAAGCAGTCTTGTAATAAGAACAAAAACATTGTTAAAGATGCTGCTGAATTAAAAAAGAAGCAAAAAGAATTTCAACAGTTTGAACACAGTCCTGATTTCCTTACTGGAGGTAATAACTTTCTCTAGCATGTTCATATGGTTTCACATTTTTATATGTTGTTAGTCACTTTATTGTAAATTTCTAAGTGCATTTGTGTGTGATTAAAGGTACCCTACATCCTTATCAGCTCGAAGGGTTAAACTTCCTGCGTTTTTCTTGGTCCAAACAAACTCATGTTATACTTGCTGATGAGATGGGACTTGGTGAGTTTtcttatatacatacatacatatatatattttgtttctttctttctctttaatAGATTGTATATTGGTTTGGACTTTGTCAATCTTTTGATCTTTGTTGTTTTCAGGCAAAACTATACAGAGTATTGCGTTTTTAGCGTCTCTTTTTGAAGATAACATTGGTCCACATTTGGTGGTTGCTCCACTATCGACATTGCGAAACTGGGAGCGTGAATTTGCAACATGGGCACCTCAAATGAATGTTGTATGTATATGGTGGGATTTTTCTATTAGCAACATGGTCGGTTTGTTAGTACCATCCTAAGTGGAAATTTATTTGCTGCAGGTTATGTATGTTGGGTCTGCCCAAGCACGTGCTGTGATACGTGaatatgaattttattttcctaAAAATCATAAGAAgctgaagaaaaagaaattcaGTGCAGTTAGTGAAAACAAGCAAGACCGCATCAAATTTGATGTTCTCTTAACTTCATATGAGATGATCAACTTAGACACGACATCACTAAAACCAATTAAGTGGGAGTGCATGGTAACATCCTGTGGCTCCTTGTTTAGTTTCTAGCTTAAGGTCTGACTTCCTGTTTAACGTTGAGTTCATATGTAGATTGTTGATGAAGGTCACCGTCTGAAGAATAAGGACTCAAAATTGTTTTCATCAATGAAGCAATATTCAACTAATCATCGTACCCTTCTGACTGGAACTCCTCTTCAGGTCTATTGTTGAATTGTGCTATTTTTCACacacaacacacacacacacacatatctATTTATGGATATTACTTAATTCATTACAGTTAATCAAATCAGATTAAGTTGTTAGAAGACTGCTATTCTTTTTAAGCAATAGTATGGTTATATACTTTTATTATCTCTACAAAAtctcaaatttacttattttcCATTGGTCTATTATGCTTTCAGAACAATCTCGATGAACTATTTATGCTCATGCACTTCCTTGATGCTGGGAAGGTTAGTATAAGAACATCCAAGTAACTGAATATATTCTGGTAAATTTTAAAGTGGTTTGAATTGATTTATAGAGCTCTTTTGTTTCGTTTTTCTTGTTTATTTAATTGCAGTTTGGAAGTCTGGAGGAGTTTCAGGAAGAATTTAAGGACATCAATCAAGAAGAACAGATCTCAAGGCTCCATAAAATGTTGGCACCCCATCTTCTCAGAAGTACCTATCTCAAACTTTTCTACTTATaagaaattattgataattttcATGTTAGGTAGTTTTCAAACAAGCATTAGGTGTCTGATGATTACACTGCATCTCATGATGAAACATTAGAGGTTAAATTTTGTTTTACATTTTAACTTGTGATGTTCAAGCATGTTTTCAAGAAAAATAGTTTTCATTACTCTCTTTATTACATAATGATTATAAGGATCCAACAATGATTAAGAATGGCATTGGTTTGTTATTATAAGTACTTGTGCACTCTTGTCTCATAGGTTAGTTTTTTGGGAGTGAGTTCTACCCAAGTGGTTGTACCATTATAATGCAAATAAGTGGGTATGGTTACATAAGCATTGGATCTTTAAGTACCATTCTTGCTGTTTattctttaaataattttattttatgtaattccCTTCCAATCGATTTCGGTATTTTTCTACGCTGCTGTAGCTGGGACAAATCTTTCATTATTTATGCATATGTATTCATAACATTTTGAGAATTATTTGCATACAAGCTGTTGAAAAATATGGTCGCCTGAAATCTGTTTACATTCATGTTTAAATGTCAATACTCTTTTCTAAAAATGTGTGAATTCCATTGATGTTCTCCAGGAGTGAAAAAAGATGTTATGAAAGAATTGCCTCCTAAAAAGGAACTTATTTTGCGCGTTGAGTTGAGCAGCAAGCAGAAAGAGTATTACAAAGCAATTCTCACCCGTAATTATCAAATACTAACCCGACGTGGTGGTGCACAGGTAAGGGGTGTCTATTGCTGGAACAaagatttttttcttattgcATTCTGATCTAACATATCATTGCGGTTCAACTCCAGATATCATTGATCAACGTGGTTATGGAACTACGCAAGCTCTGTTGTCATCCTTACATGTTAGAGGGAGTTGAGCCAGATATACAAGATTCAAATGAATCTTTCAAGTAATTTATGAGATTCTTTTTAAGTTTGTCTGTGATAAGTAATATATGTTATTTGAAGTGTTCTTGTATTATGAACtagagtttttatttttctgttgcTGTTTTGTTTTCTCTTACATGGGATAGACAACTAGTAGAGTCTTCTGGGAAATTACAATTATTGGACAAAATGATGGTGAAACTTAGAGAGCAAGGGCATCGAGTACTTATATATTCGCAATTTCAGCACATGTTGGACTTGCTAGAGGATTACTGTACATACAAGGTAtacaaattattttgttcaaagTTTGAGAATATTGTTGAATTTACTAGTGTTGATAGCTGATGTATCTTCATGCTATGGATGTGTGATTTTATTTTCAGAAATGGCAGTATGAAAGGATAGATGGGAAGGTTGGTGGAGCTGAAAGACAAATAAGAATTGATCGGTTTAATGCCAAAAACTCTTCTAGATTTTGCTTTTTGCTTTCTACCAGAGCTGGAGGATTGGGAATAAACCTTGCAACGGCTGATACAGTCATTATATACGATAGGTGAACTGTTGGCCGACAAGTATCCTTTTAGTTTCTTGATTCTGTTGGTGATCATATTTATTTGTGTTAAGGTGTTCTTACTTAATGTGTTCTGGCACTTTCATTATCGTAGTGACTGGAACCCTCATGCGGATCTACAAGCTATGGCTAGAGCCCACAGGCTTGGACAAACAAATAAGGTTGTCATTTTATCCACCATTCTCCACTCCCCAAcaccaaaaaaaagaaaaaagccaCTGTAATTAGTGGAGGTTTCTAATGGTGGACTGTTGTTGTTGGGATGTAGGTTATGATTTTCAGGCTCATAACACGTGGATCCATTGAAGAAAGGATGATGCAAATGACTAAGAAGAAAATGGTTTTAGAGCATTTAGTTGTTGGAAGGTTGAAGGCTCAAAATATTAACCAGGTAACCATTTTTAGCCGTGGACTTCTGGATGTAGAGTGAATTTGAAAATGTTTCATATCCAATTAAATTGGCATGAAAATGTTAGAAAACCTCTTGATATTTGGTATTTAAATCTTAAAATGATTCCTGTTAACTTATATTTGTTCATGGAGTTCTTTGAATCTTCTACAGagtatttattttgttaaatctaTAACCTTCTTGCTTTGCATTTTGCATGTGATGTGCTTTGAGGCAGTATCTAATTGGGTAATTTATAagaaaactttataaaataaacactaaATCTTAATGATTTCTGTTCGTTATAGGAAGAGTTGGACGACATCATAAGGTATGGCTCAAAGGAATTATTTGCAGATGAAAATGATGAAGCTGGAAAATCAAGACAAATTCATTATGATGATGCTGCAATAGATAGGTAAATGTTATGATACTTGAGCTTTATTTCACTATATTGATGGCGTTCAATATAATATTGATGACATTATTGAGTGTCTGTCTTCACTAGATTACTGGACCGAGAACAAGCTGGAGATGAAGAATCAACCGTGGATGACGAAGAAGAAGATGGATTTCTCAAGGCCTTCAAGGTTTATTTCTTCTCACTTGAATATTGTCATTAAGTGAATCACATCACatatgtcatatttttttttttgaaattttgttaCATGAGCCAAGTTTTAATAGTTTCCCCTCCTATAGATTCATTGTATagatctgattttttttttcaatggtTAGATTTTGAAACATGTCAAAGACTTTTCTTTTTGGGTCATAtacatttatgattttttttttggttaaatatGTCAAGTTGTGGTGCATTCTTAACCAGACTAGGAAAGATACTAAatgagattttttatttttttcttttcatcacTTCACTGCAAAATTGCACcactaattttcttttttatcttttttggtgAATGTCCTGCAAGCCAGAGGaacaatttttatttacttGAACCACACTGGCACATAGCATATTATAGCATtgattacatattttttttaagatggtCACCACTTAGACCTTTTGATCTTGAAAATGTAATGtaattgttttgttttattattttatttttaactgcCTTGATAATTTACTTCTTATGGATTTCCCTAGTATCCCATTTACAAGAATTAACCAATCAGGTAGGAGGGGAAATCATGGGAAGTAATTTAGTTCTGTAGTATTAGTATACAAGTAAAGAAGAAAATCCtgtaattacttttttttttttataaaaacaaatcCTGTAATTAGTTACTTGCCTTAGATGGGAGGATTTTGGATATCTCAGTTAATAAAcctaaaatgtaatatttttgtaagaattTACGGTCTAAACATATGTTGGTAAccgaaaagggtatgtattgtcttttccttgtttttgttttcaattatttatatttttctattaggtttttattttaaataataacatCAGCGAATCGTATTGTAGGTAGCAAATTTTGAATATATTGAAGAAACAGAAGTGGTGGAAGAGGAAGCGCAAAAGCCTGCTATGGAAAATAAATCAGCAGTCAACAGCACAGAGAGGTCGACGTTCTGGGAGGAGTTGCTGAGAGACAAATACGAAGTTCACAAAGTTGAAGAGTTTAACGCGTTGGGCAAAGGAAAAAGAAGCCGAAAGCAGGTGTAGCTTTATTATCCTTTGTGTGTTTTTCTTGAGGAATGGTCTCCTGATACTAAGTATTTCTTATAGACGAGTTTTGGGAGCTCTTTCTCCTTGtgataattattctatttactCCATATTAGGTTTAAGTGTATGTTGCTGAGGATCCAGATCTTGCTTTTAGGTTCCAGATCTTGTTAAACTGAAGAttgatttcatttttttttcttaaatatcaaagaaaattatttcttcataaatgaaaatataattaatctgtGCCCTTGCCCCTTGGAATTTGTTTAGATGGTGTCGGTTGAAGAGGACGACCTTGCTGGTTTGGAAGATGTTAGCTCTGATAACGAGGATGACAACTATGAAGCAGACATGACCGATGGTGAAACAGCATCATCAGGAAATGCTTCTCTGAAGAAGACTAACAGAAAGAAAGCTCGTGGTATGTTTTACTTGTCATACAATTGCGATAATAAGCTTATGattttatcaaagaaaataataaGCTAATGGTTGAATGAAGCGTAATCAATTATGTTCACAGACTCTTAACTTCAAAATAAATTCTTTTGCAGTGGATAGCTCAGATCCCATACCATTAATGGAGGGTGAAGGAAGATCATTCCGAGTACTGGGTTTCAATCAGAATCAAAGGGCTGCATTTGTGCAGATTTTGATGAGGTCTCCTAAacttagattattttattttattttatttttaaattattctgtTTCTCATTGGATACTCAATGCTTTGTATTTACCACTCACttctgtgtgtgtgtgtgatcaattaatgagtctatGTTTacaattttatgaatatttggTTATggatctctctctttctccttcttcttccccTTTTTTGTGGGAGAGTTGGTGTTTGTTTGAATTCCTAGACTTCTGTGTTTACTGGTCTTCTTACCCTGGAGAACAATGAACATTGCAGGTTTGGTGTTGGGGATTTTGACTGGAAGGATTTTTCATTTCGGATGAAGCAGAAGACTTATGAGGAAATAAGAGAGTAAGATATTTCTTTCATTCGATCctctgtgtgtgtgtgtgtatttaTAGGTCCTGCTGAATCCTGTAATTAAAATCTACTACTGGTTATTGTGTGTGTTTGTATTGCAACTCTTTAATGTATTTTACATCATGTTAATCTCTAGATAGAATAAGATGGCGTTTGTGCACTGCAGATGTTCTGGTGGCATCTGACTGAAAATATAATCTCATTAATGTCTTTATTTAATTAGACAGTGAATTGCAATAGTGATATTACTTTGATGTGAATGACACATCAAATACTACATAAGGTGCACAATCTATTAACCTTCGCATAAACTGCACATGGACATAAAAATGGTGTTTTTGCAACATTGATGAGGTTCTTGAACATTTTGAATGTTCCAGCCAAAATTtaaaaggagaaaaaaaaaatatttgtatgACACATGCCTTTTCTTGTTTACTCAGTTATGGGACTCTTTTCTTGACTCACATCACTGAAGAAATTACCGATTCCCCTACCTTTGCAGGTGAAAATCCTCGAGTGCTGACCTTCTtactttttcaaaattatttgtaATGCTTCCCTCTTCCATTTGCTTTAGTTCTAATATTCTATGCTATATAATTTTTGTCTGTAGATGGTGTTCCAAAAGATGGACTCAGGATACAGGATGTCCTTGTTAGGATTGCAGTTCTGATGCTTGTAAGAGAAAAAGTAAGTGTAATAGCAAAGCTTGATCTTTGTTCTTACCTGTCCTTGAGATAGAGACTTGGGAAACATTTGATTAACCCTTAGTTTAATGGggatttctttctttctttcaactGTTAGTATAAATCTTATGAAGAATATCTTTTTATGATCTTTATTCCTCTTCGGTTGAATGTTAGGTGAAGTTTGCTTTAGAAAATCCTGGAGTTCCACTTTTTACCGATGACATTCACATGCGCTACCCAGGATTGAAGGGTGGAAAGTTTTGGAAGGAGGAGCATGATTCATTATTACTGCGTGCTGTTCTAAAGTATGTATCATCATGAGTAGCATAATAATGGTGACAGTTTTTTTAGCCTCACAAGTGACTgcgtttgaaaaaaaaaatcaactcttttattattattgatgaaaAAGATACAAATGGGATAGAGTGAAAAATACTATAATATGTTGCATCTTTTGAAGTCAATTACATTCAGCTTCACACACATAACATACACAACAGGGCTATTTAAAGTAggttataaatgattaaacttTTCATTAATTTCCTGGCCAATTTTTAATGAAGTTTTAGTTATACTATGCTTGGTAATTTAGAGTGCTAATGTTAGTTGCATGAAACTTTTGTTATACAGATTAGCACAAATTTGGTTGTAGTTGTAGGTGGAgcagtttttcttttttctatgtATGGTTGCTGTTAGTTTATGTTGTATAACCTGTGTACGTGTACAGTTCCAGTGGTGAAGTGTGTAACATAGTCAGATGTGCTCTAATATGGTTTAGTTGA
This window harbors:
- the LOC133031708 gene encoding CHD3-type chromatin-remodeling factor PICKLE; translation: MSSLVERLRVRSERRPIYNLDDSDDEIDVVRGKGGTAQEKFEKIIRSDAKEDSCQACGENGTLLGCETCNYAYHSKCLLPPLKTPAPGNWRCPECVSPLNDIDKILDCEMRPTVADDSDASKLGSKQIFVKQYLVKWKGLSYLHCTWVPEKEFLKAFKTHPRLRTKVSHFHRQMTLNNNSEDEFVAIRPEWTTVDRVIACRGDDDEKEYLVKWKELPYDECYWEFESDISAFQPEIEKFNRIQSKYKQSCNKNKNIVKDAAELKKKQKEFQQFEHSPDFLTGGTLHPYQLEGLNFLRFSWSKQTHVILADEMGLGKTIQSIAFLASLFEDNIGPHLVVAPLSTLRNWEREFATWAPQMNVVMYVGSAQARAVIREYEFYFPKNHKKLKKKKFSAVSENKQDRIKFDVLLTSYEMINLDTTSLKPIKWECMIVDEGHRLKNKDSKLFSSMKQYSTNHRTLLTGTPLQNNLDELFMLMHFLDAGKFGSLEEFQEEFKDINQEEQISRLHKMLAPHLLRRVKKDVMKELPPKKELILRVELSSKQKEYYKAILTRNYQILTRRGGAQISLINVVMELRKLCCHPYMLEGVEPDIQDSNESFKQLVESSGKLQLLDKMMVKLREQGHRVLIYSQFQHMLDLLEDYCTYKKWQYERIDGKVGGAERQIRIDRFNAKNSSRFCFLLSTRAGGLGINLATADTVIIYDSDWNPHADLQAMARAHRLGQTNKVMIFRLITRGSIEERMMQMTKKKMVLEHLVVGRLKAQNINQEELDDIIRYGSKELFADENDEAGKSRQIHYDDAAIDRLLDREQAGDEESTVDDEEEDGFLKAFKVANFEYIEETEVVEEEAQKPAMENKSAVNSTERSTFWEELLRDKYEVHKVEEFNALGKGKRSRKQMVSVEEDDLAGLEDVSSDNEDDNYEADMTDGETASSGNASLKKTNRKKARVDSSDPIPLMEGEGRSFRVLGFNQNQRAAFVQILMRFGVGDFDWKDFSFRMKQKTYEEIRDYGTLFLTHITEEITDSPTFADGVPKDGLRIQDVLVRIAVLMLVREKVKFALENPGVPLFTDDIHMRYPGLKGGKFWKEEHDSLLLRAVLKHGYGRWQAIVDDKELKIQEIICQELNLPFINLPVANQAGSQAQGVANVATTVAPANPPKENGGETVVTADVTKGTTDAANHAHLYQDGTILYHFRDMQRRQVEFIKKRVLLLEKGLNAEYQKEYFGGEMKSNEVTGVEPDNEPKFTNIPNVPSSLSVEIDASVSEQLPQMEPIGPEVTAAAACDDNSDRLQLPQLYNEMCKVVEETTTESVQGSLANKPAGLNLEKNLAAIETLCNDVNRILSTQQNPDAKVEPNVVNAVLAKSSSEDDTKLVTKFEPEEGTILMPCGSLLQKGRSSSPENTGNDVVTKAEKSD